The following are encoded together in the Candidatus Woesebacteria bacterium genome:
- a CDS encoding glycosyltransferase family 2 protein produces the protein MRIRIVPEVSIIIVNWNGGEVFKNCLTSLSKLKYKNWELIVVDNGSSDGSEKLAKKIILPTTNYRLLVNKVNLGFAPANNQAIKFAKGDYVLLLNNDTVVSPDLLDQLVSRMEKDKKLGVIQPKIFMMDPPSPKPTDGQAPPSPIVTEGQGRISYLDNAGSFFTRIGFLEHWGFGQKDSKEFNKETKVFSCKGACMLVRKSVIDEIGLFDNDFVSYFEESDFCWRVWLAGWKVVYFPNATIEHKVGFTIKRLDVVKINYDYYKNRIMSLIKNLELINLIYILPIHLFISLGIAFVFFLRGQKNSAVMIIDAIGYNIRNIKVTLEKRKIIQQQRKVNDQFIFNNLSRKVDFNKFINDFRRVEKDME, from the coding sequence ATGAGAATTAGAATAGTTCCTGAAGTTTCAATAATTATCGTCAACTGGAATGGTGGGGAAGTGTTTAAAAATTGCTTAACTTCGCTTTCTAAACTTAAATATAAAAATTGGGAATTGATAGTTGTTGATAATGGAAGTAGCGATGGAAGTGAAAAATTAGCCAAAAAAATAATTCTACCAACTACCAACTACCGCCTATTGGTGAATAAAGTGAACCTCGGTTTTGCTCCTGCTAACAATCAGGCGATTAAGTTTGCCAAAGGAGATTATGTGTTACTGCTAAATAACGACACGGTTGTTTCACCTGACTTGTTGGACCAGTTGGTATCTCGCATGGAAAAGGACAAAAAATTGGGAGTAATTCAACCCAAGATATTTATGATGGACCCTCCTTCGCCAAAACCTACGGACGGGCAAGCACCTCCTTCGCCAATAGTTACGGAAGGGCAGGGTAGAATCAGTTACTTGGATAATGCAGGAAGTTTCTTTACACGTATAGGTTTTCTCGAACATTGGGGATTTGGGCAAAAAGACAGTAAAGAATTTAATAAGGAAACTAAAGTATTTTCGTGCAAGGGGGCATGTATGCTTGTTCGCAAAAGTGTAATTGATGAAATTGGGCTTTTTGATAATGATTTTGTATCTTACTTCGAAGAAAGTGATTTTTGCTGGCGTGTATGGCTTGCTGGTTGGAAAGTAGTCTATTTCCCTAACGCAACAATTGAACATAAAGTCGGCTTTACCATAAAAAGATTGGATGTTGTGAAGATAAATTACGATTATTACAAAAACAGAATTATGTCACTTATTAAAAATCTTGAATTAATAAACTTGATTTACATATTACCAATACATTTATTTATTTCACTGGGAATCGCATTCGTGTTCTTCCTAAGAGGACAAAAGAATAGCGCTGTTATGATAATCGATGCCATTGGTTATAATATAAGAAATATTAAAGTGACACTAGAGAAACGAAAAATAATTCAACAACAAAGAAAAGTAAACGATCAGTTTATATTTAACAATCTTTCAAGAAAAGTGGATTTTAATAAATTTATAAATGATTTCCGAAGAGTTGAGAAGGATATGGAGTAG
- a CDS encoding glycosyltransferase, which translates to MKYPKVSIIIPTFNEEKNIKRLLVSIGKQSYKNIESIVVDDGSTDKTVSIANKYATRVYARKHAERSIQRNFGANRAKGDYLVFLDADMELTPNVVLNCIEIISNSKYKALIIPEKTTGGSFMSRVRRFEREMYMGDATIEVARFFDKKIFNEFDGYDVKLTGAEDYDLPYRISKRHKIGWSTEWLLHHEETLTLPKQLRKKYYYAAKSASYAKKHPELISSQGNMLFRKAYFKNWKKFIFHPILGLTFIAIRILEATSAILGYISAVGINKFLKTLITTIRKKY; encoded by the coding sequence ATGAAATACCCAAAGGTTTCAATAATAATTCCCACCTTTAACGAAGAGAAGAATATCAAGCGTTTGCTGGTTAGCATCGGCAAGCAAAGTTATAAAAACATTGAATCGATTGTAGTAGACGATGGAAGTACGGATAAAACGGTAAGTATTGCAAATAAATATGCGACTCGTGTTTATGCCAGAAAGCATGCAGAAAGAAGTATCCAGAGAAATTTTGGGGCAAATAGAGCAAAGGGAGATTATTTAGTGTTTTTGGATGCTGACATGGAATTGACACCCAACGTCGTTTTGAATTGCATAGAAATTATATCCAATTCTAAATATAAGGCACTTATCATACCCGAAAAAACTACTGGGGGAAGTTTTATGAGTAGGGTTAGAAGATTTGAAAGAGAGATGTACATGGGGGATGCGACAATAGAAGTAGCCAGGTTTTTTGATAAAAAGATATTTAATGAATTTGATGGTTATGATGTCAAGTTAACCGGGGCTGAAGATTATGATTTACCCTATCGAATCAGTAAAAGACACAAGATTGGCTGGTCAACCGAATGGTTACTACACCACGAAGAAACTTTAACACTGCCCAAACAACTTAGAAAGAAATATTATTATGCCGCAAAAAGTGCATCATACGCCAAAAAACATCCGGAATTAATTTCTTCTCAAGGTAATATGCTTTTTAGAAAGGCATATTTCAAGAATTGGAAAAAGTTTATATTTCATCCAATACTTGGACTTACTTTTATTGCGATTAGGATATTAGAGGCAACCTCTGCAATTCTGGGATACATAAGCGCGGTAGGTATTAATAAATTTTTAAAAACATTAATTACAACAATTCGTAAAAAGTACTAA
- a CDS encoding glycosyltransferase family 2 protein, translating into MTKARKLSFVIPAKNEEGSIEILYQEIISVVKNKKYNYEIVFIDDGSTDKTFENFTKLKKGDPCVKVIKLRGNWGKAVAMQAGFTHATGDLIFTLDADLQDNPKEIPKFIEKIDEGYDLVVGWKKERHDPLSKLISTRLFNGTVKLLTGLKIHDVNCGFKAYKKEVINDLPLYGDLFRLIPVIAQKQNYKVGEVIVEHRKRKHGKSKFGLERSYKGMLDLLTVVFLTGYLKRPGHFFGGLGFLSFFGGFLVGMYITFLRFTTGSIQYRQPLLFLGILLMVIGVQLVTTGLLAELTLHLNQKSSVANKTETIL; encoded by the coding sequence ATGACAAAAGCACGTAAATTATCTTTTGTAATTCCTGCAAAAAATGAAGAGGGATCTATTGAGATACTCTATCAAGAAATTATTAGCGTTGTTAAAAACAAAAAGTATAACTATGAAATAGTATTTATTGACGATGGATCAACGGATAAAACTTTTGAAAATTTCACAAAACTTAAAAAAGGCGATCCTTGTGTAAAAGTAATTAAACTAAGAGGAAACTGGGGCAAGGCGGTAGCTATGCAAGCAGGTTTTACTCATGCAACCGGTGACTTAATATTTACTTTGGATGCTGATCTTCAAGACAACCCCAAAGAGATACCAAAGTTTATTGAAAAAATTGACGAAGGATATGACCTCGTCGTTGGTTGGAAAAAAGAACGACATGATCCTTTGAGCAAATTAATATCAACAAGATTATTCAACGGAACGGTTAAATTACTCACAGGACTCAAAATTCATGATGTAAATTGTGGGTTCAAAGCATACAAAAAGGAAGTTATAAATGATCTACCTTTGTATGGTGATCTATTTCGTTTAATTCCAGTAATCGCTCAAAAACAAAACTACAAAGTTGGAGAAGTAATTGTCGAACATCGAAAAAGAAAACACGGTAAATCTAAATTTGGCTTAGAGCGTAGTTATAAAGGTATGCTTGATCTTCTGACGGTAGTATTTTTAACAGGTTATCTCAAACGCCCTGGGCACTTTTTTGGTGGGTTAGGCTTTTTATCTTTTTTTGGAGGATTTCTCGTCGGAATGTATATCACTTTTCTTCGTTTTACAACCGGGTCAATTCAATATAGACAGCCACTTCTTTTCCTGGGAATCTTGCTTATGGTAATTGGAGTACAATTAGTAACCACCGGTTTGTTGGCAGAGCTTACATTACATTTAAATCAGAAATCTTCTGTAGCAAATAAAACCGAAACAATTCTCTAG
- a CDS encoding glycosyltransferase family 39 protein produces the protein MIKSQKLRNIRLYTLFIFVLVFILGLVTLPHYGINWDTINHLPRGQAYLNYFLTGSRDFSNLPTFTKYWQDPDKLAFSPIDKSREDVARVSLYQNAGVDFNYFMENDGGHPPASDIISSLFNYFLFQKWGIINDIDSYRVYSILLFSMSVAFLFYWISDTTNSYLAGFISALTLLSYPLYWSEAHFNNEKDIPEAVYILLTLMLVWYGVLRKKKRLLLIAGITSGLALGTKFNAFFLPFIVLPWMILLLYPRRSEIKKILLQNKTLIMTLFCIPILALFIFIALWPFLWLDPLSNIKTVLNFYHEIGLTDSFDKRFIAFGGINLYPMLWIVFSTPIIVLILSALGLTKAICDLRNRNNGFYFLVVLWLIVPIARVTAPGTNIYGGVRQIMEYVAPLSILCGIGALTIYNLVSKQKILRSLFWIVLISGYTFHIFRLISLHPNENVYFNSLIGGHIGARSINFPAAGNSFGVAYREGISWINKSTPHGTKLAYARELIPNIPLIWIRPDIRLSNSYRSGILQEGEYIIALTYQGTELTSFHDRYLNLGLHPIYSIDVDGASILKVWENTAKYRTEKYSSISDYYGFTYEYSDQGFVVDLGKIVDLAKISISYDDARCLDIEHGYVQISTDNTNWQRLPGTMPKEDWSVPLMGFYPTDKNIVIPFIGNETRFARIVMSPIDQCLSTIDKVEVKIYK, from the coding sequence ATGATTAAAAGCCAAAAACTTCGCAATATTAGGTTGTACACTTTATTTATTTTTGTTCTAGTGTTTATTCTTGGATTGGTTACGCTCCCACACTATGGAATTAACTGGGATACTATCAATCACTTGCCGCGCGGACAAGCATATCTGAATTATTTCTTAACTGGTTCTCGTGATTTCTCGAATTTGCCGACATTTACGAAATACTGGCAAGATCCGGACAAACTAGCTTTTAGCCCAATCGACAAATCGCGAGAAGATGTAGCTCGTGTTAGTTTATATCAAAATGCTGGAGTTGATTTTAATTATTTTATGGAAAACGATGGTGGACATCCTCCTGCAAGCGATATTATTTCGTCGCTATTTAACTACTTTCTATTTCAGAAATGGGGAATAATTAATGATATTGATTCATATCGTGTATATTCAATATTACTTTTTTCAATGTCGGTCGCTTTTTTATTTTATTGGATTTCTGATACAACAAATTCATATCTTGCAGGATTTATATCTGCCTTAACTTTGTTGTCGTATCCACTGTATTGGTCCGAAGCTCATTTTAATAATGAGAAAGATATTCCAGAAGCGGTATATATTTTATTAACACTTATGCTTGTGTGGTATGGAGTTCTCAGAAAGAAAAAGCGATTGTTGTTGATTGCAGGAATAACGTCCGGACTAGCTTTGGGAACAAAGTTTAATGCATTTTTTTTACCATTCATCGTATTGCCCTGGATGATTCTACTATTGTATCCCAGGCGTAGTGAAATTAAAAAAATACTTTTACAAAACAAAACGCTTATAATGACTCTGTTTTGTATTCCCATTCTGGCATTATTTATCTTTATTGCACTATGGCCATTTTTATGGCTAGATCCTTTGTCTAATATCAAAACCGTATTGAATTTCTATCATGAAATTGGACTTACGGACTCTTTCGACAAACGATTCATTGCCTTTGGTGGAATTAATCTATACCCCATGTTGTGGATAGTGTTCTCAACCCCGATAATCGTTCTTATTCTATCGGCACTGGGATTAACAAAGGCTATATGTGATTTACGAAATCGAAATAATGGATTTTATTTTCTGGTTGTTCTTTGGTTGATAGTTCCAATTGCAAGAGTTACTGCCCCGGGAACAAATATTTATGGTGGAGTCCGTCAGATAATGGAGTATGTTGCGCCTTTATCAATATTGTGCGGTATTGGTGCTTTGACGATTTACAACCTGGTAAGTAAGCAAAAAATACTCCGATCACTATTTTGGATAGTATTAATATCTGGTTATACTTTCCATATATTTAGATTAATTTCTCTTCACCCGAACGAAAATGTTTATTTCAATTCACTAATAGGAGGACATATTGGTGCCAGATCTATAAATTTTCCGGCTGCTGGAAATAGTTTTGGCGTAGCGTATAGGGAAGGTATATCATGGATAAATAAAAGTACACCTCATGGGACTAAGCTCGCTTACGCTCGTGAACTTATCCCCAACATACCTCTCATTTGGATACGACCTGATATAAGACTTTCAAATTCTTACAGAAGCGGGATCCTTCAAGAGGGAGAATATATAATTGCATTGACGTACCAAGGAACTGAATTAACTTCGTTTCACGACAGATATCTTAATTTGGGATTACACCCAATTTACTCAATAGATGTTGATGGAGCATCGATATTAAAAGTGTGGGAAAACACAGCAAAATATCGAACCGAGAAATACTCGTCAATTTCAGACTATTATGGTTTTACATACGAATATTCAGATCAAGGGTTTGTTGTTGATCTCGGAAAGATAGTTGATTTAGCTAAAATTAGTATTTCGTACGATGACGCACGATGTCTGGATATAGAGCATGGTTATGTTCAAATTTCTACAGACAATACAAATTGGCAACGTTTACCTGGGACTATGCCCAAAGAAGATTGGAGTGTACCGCTTATGGGATTCTATCCTACTGACAAAAATATCGTCATTCCATTTATAGGCAATGAGACTAGATTTGCTCGTATTGTCATGAGTCCAATTGACCAATGCTTGAGTACAATAGATAAGGTGGAAGTAAAAATATATAAGTAA
- a CDS encoding class I SAM-dependent methyltransferase produces MKKNKANNKDYSEALPFAMGEKSRQKKARQIHHLISAHLKKNTKKLILLDYGASIGTIADYMSKYYKHVVGVDVDVNAIKKAKTTFKKKNLNFKVTTDERIPYKDDSFDIVIANQVYNCVENQKLMFDEIYRILKPGGICFLGARNRFVIIESQYKLPLLTFLPSRLADYYVRIMGKGNSFMGNKYLSHQGIKKLCHKFIIHDYTIAVLRNPEKFGFDGLVKYKPISKLLPQSLILPFMPNYIFLLEKN; encoded by the coding sequence ATGAAAAAAAATAAAGCAAATAATAAGGATTATTCAGAGGCTTTACCCTTCGCGATGGGTGAGAAGAGTCGTCAAAAAAAAGCTCGTCAAATACATCATTTAATATCAGCGCATCTCAAAAAAAACACAAAAAAACTGATACTATTGGATTATGGGGCATCCATTGGAACGATCGCAGATTACATGTCAAAGTATTATAAACATGTAGTGGGAGTTGACGTTGATGTGAATGCAATAAAAAAAGCAAAAACTACATTTAAGAAAAAAAATCTAAATTTTAAAGTAACCACCGACGAGAGAATTCCTTACAAAGATGATTCGTTTGATATTGTAATTGCTAATCAGGTTTATAACTGTGTTGAGAATCAAAAACTCATGTTTGATGAAATCTATCGTATACTTAAACCGGGAGGGATATGTTTTCTTGGAGCCCGGAACAGATTTGTGATAATAGAATCTCAATATAAGCTTCCTTTGCTCACCTTTTTGCCGAGTCGCTTGGCTGATTATTACGTTAGAATAATGGGTAAGGGTAATTCATTTATGGGTAATAAATACCTTAGTCATCAAGGAATTAAAAAATTGTGTCATAAGTTTATTATTCACGATTACACGATAGCTGTTTTACGGAATCCTGAGAAATTTGGTTTTGATGGATTAGTGAAATATAAACCGATTAGCAAGTTACTTCCACAGTCTTTAATCTTACCGTTTATGCCTAATTATATCTTTCTCCTTGAAAAGAATTAA
- a CDS encoding glycosyltransferase: MKICILTHTFPRYKNDYAAPFMDGVAYGQTEAGNDVFVLTPYTRGFKRKVSDQKYTIVTYKYVWPESLHMLGYSNTLKNDMGVPKIMYALSPLMYFFGLVALIKLIKKEKINIINAHWIVPNGFIASIASYLTGVPVVSTLPGSDVYIAQKPQFRWMARFATRRSKWITSNSPQLLEDLAKINHPVDIKARNLLMKKFSPIIYGTYPSIFKPNRSAIASLRKKHNIPKDHVVIVSVGRLVPKKGFSYLIEAIPTVLKKYNKVTFLIVGEGDQRNDLTKLVKKLNVESHIIFPGWVKYDKLVNYYNLADVFILPSIRDEKGNLDDQSVSVVEAMSCGKPIVTTNFPGYKIVIEDGKNGYLISEKSLNEIASVLGKLVASKPLRDKMGKHSRQLVQVKFSWNAIGQQYNDLFKKLLS; the protein is encoded by the coding sequence ATGAAAATCTGCATTCTCACTCACACATTTCCTCGTTACAAGAATGATTATGCGGCTCCCTTTATGGATGGTGTTGCGTATGGGCAAACTGAAGCTGGAAATGATGTATTTGTCTTAACTCCGTATACACGAGGATTTAAACGAAAAGTAAGCGATCAAAAATATACCATTGTTACATATAAATATGTTTGGCCGGAAAGTCTCCATATGTTGGGTTATTCTAATACTTTGAAAAACGACATGGGAGTTCCTAAAATAATGTATGCTCTGTCCCCATTGATGTACTTTTTTGGATTGGTTGCACTAATAAAATTAATAAAAAAAGAAAAGATCAATATTATTAATGCACATTGGATCGTACCGAATGGTTTTATTGCATCAATCGCATCGTACTTGACAGGAGTACCTGTCGTATCAACGCTTCCGGGCTCCGATGTTTACATTGCCCAAAAACCACAGTTTAGATGGATGGCGCGTTTCGCTACAAGACGTTCTAAGTGGATTACAAGCAACAGCCCGCAGTTATTAGAGGATCTTGCAAAAATTAATCACCCAGTCGATATAAAGGCTAGAAATTTACTTATGAAGAAATTTTCTCCAATAATCTATGGTACTTATCCATCGATATTTAAGCCAAATCGATCAGCTATTGCTTCACTTAGAAAAAAACACAATATACCCAAAGATCATGTTGTGATTGTGTCTGTGGGAAGACTGGTTCCCAAGAAAGGGTTTTCCTATTTAATTGAAGCAATACCAACCGTCCTTAAAAAATACAACAAAGTCACTTTTCTTATTGTGGGTGAAGGCGACCAAAGAAATGACCTGACAAAATTAGTAAAGAAATTAAACGTAGAAAGTCATATTATTTTTCCAGGATGGGTAAAATACGACAAACTCGTCAATTATTATAATTTAGCAGATGTATTTATTCTCCCGTCTATACGTGACGAAAAAGGTAATCTAGATGATCAATCTGTTTCGGTAGTGGAGGCAATGTCTTGTGGAAAGCCAATTGTAACTACAAATTTTCCAGGTTACAAGATTGTTATCGAAGATGGAAAGAATGGGTACTTGATAAGTGAGAAGTCGTTAAATGAAATCGCAAGTGTGCTCGGTAAACTTGTTGCGAGCAAACCCCTTCGTGATAAAATGGGTAAACATAGCCGTCAACTGGTTCAGGTTAAATTTTCGTGGAATGCGATAGGACAACAATATAACGATTTATTTAAAAAACTATTATCGTGA
- a CDS encoding DegT/DnrJ/EryC1/StrS family aminotransferase, with protein MQTVQFVDLKRQYRELKPELDKVVKQVQSSGRYLFGEEVTRFENYLATYIGVKYAVGVHSGTDALTIAIQSLGLGKNDEVLVPANVYPTAFGVSHSGVQIKLVDVDPESLLISVNQLQASITNKTKAIVVVHLYGNPAQIIAIKKFANKHKLFLIEDCAQSIGARYNDRKVGTFGDVACFSFYPTKNLGAHGDGGAILTNNKKISDKAKLWRMYGEKSRYNSVLVGYNSRLDETQAAILNVKIKYLEKWNKRRRELAKIYQNGLKDLPIVLLPEAKRTYGVYHLLVIRVKHREKIIKYLSDKGIASAVHYPKPIHLTPSYKHLGNKTNSFPVSEASCKEVLSLPIYPQMRKREVLYVIKTLKEYYQ; from the coding sequence ATGCAAACGGTTCAATTTGTTGATTTGAAAAGACAATACCGTGAACTAAAGCCTGAACTTGATAAAGTTGTTAAACAAGTACAATCGAGTGGCCGGTATCTTTTTGGTGAGGAAGTGACACGTTTTGAAAATTATCTCGCTACATATATTGGTGTAAAATACGCGGTAGGAGTTCATTCGGGAACAGATGCGTTAACAATTGCAATACAATCACTGGGACTTGGAAAGAATGATGAGGTGTTAGTGCCAGCAAATGTATATCCGACTGCTTTTGGAGTATCACACTCTGGTGTGCAAATAAAGTTAGTTGATGTTGATCCGGAATCATTGCTAATTTCCGTGAATCAATTACAGGCCAGTATTACAAATAAGACTAAAGCAATTGTGGTTGTACATCTGTATGGAAATCCTGCTCAAATTATTGCAATAAAGAAATTTGCCAATAAACACAAACTTTTCCTAATTGAAGATTGCGCGCAATCAATCGGTGCTAGATATAATGATAGAAAAGTTGGTACATTTGGTGATGTTGCATGTTTTAGTTTTTATCCTACAAAAAATTTGGGAGCACATGGCGACGGAGGTGCAATTCTTACGAATAACAAGAAAATATCTGACAAGGCAAAATTGTGGAGAATGTACGGTGAAAAAAGTAGATACAACAGCGTTCTTGTTGGCTATAACAGCAGACTCGATGAAACCCAAGCAGCAATTCTTAATGTAAAAATTAAATATCTTGAGAAATGGAATAAAAGAAGACGTGAGTTGGCAAAAATATACCAGAATGGTTTGAAAGATCTCCCAATTGTATTACTGCCAGAAGCCAAAAGGACGTACGGCGTCTATCATTTGTTGGTTATACGAGTGAAGCATAGAGAAAAAATAATAAAATATTTAAGCGATAAGGGTATAGCAAGCGCAGTACATTACCCTAAACCCATACATTTAACACCATCATATAAACATTTGGGAAATAAAACAAATAGTTTTCCAGTTTCTGAAGCATCATGCAAGGAAGTTCTTTCGTTGCCAATATATCCACAGATGAGAAAAAGAGAAGTTCTATATGTAATTAAAACGCTAAAAGAGTATTATCAATGA
- a CDS encoding GDP-mannose 4,6-dehydratase — MVKVVTKAKTASELKTYYKGKRVLVTGGLGFIGSSLSIKLVELGAEVTIIDSLVPDYGGNLFNIDPIKNKVNVNISDVRDKHSMNYLVQNKDIMFNLAGTLSHVDSMTDPYTDLDINCVSQLSTLEAVRHNNPQIKILFAGTRNQYGRAQYLPVDERHPLEPTDVNGININAGEYYHILYYKVYGIKSCSLRMTNTYGPRHQMKHPRQGVLNWFIRQVLDGEKVKLFGTGEQIRDTNFVDDVVRAFLLCGASEAVWGEVYNLGGIPVGLKGFAESVIKVHGRGKCETVPFPSDRKSIEIGDYIANYSKIKQTVGWTPKIELEEGIRKSLNYYMQHKDHYWKKDKN, encoded by the coding sequence ATGGTAAAAGTTGTGACTAAAGCAAAAACAGCAAGCGAACTAAAAACATACTATAAAGGCAAACGAGTGCTGGTAACTGGTGGACTTGGTTTTATAGGAAGTTCACTTTCGATAAAACTAGTTGAGCTTGGAGCAGAAGTGACAATTATTGACTCGCTTGTTCCGGATTATGGTGGAAATTTATTTAATATTGACCCTATAAAAAATAAAGTCAACGTAAATATTTCAGATGTTCGAGACAAACACAGTATGAATTATTTAGTTCAGAATAAAGATATCATGTTCAATCTTGCTGGTACTCTTAGTCATGTTGACAGTATGACGGATCCATATACCGATCTAGACATTAATTGTGTAAGTCAGCTATCGACCTTAGAGGCAGTACGACACAATAATCCGCAAATAAAAATTCTCTTCGCTGGCACCAGAAATCAATATGGAAGAGCGCAATACTTACCGGTAGATGAACGACACCCACTTGAACCTACTGATGTTAATGGAATAAATATCAACGCGGGTGAGTACTATCATATTCTGTATTACAAAGTATATGGAATTAAGTCTTGTTCCCTTCGTATGACAAATACCTATGGACCTCGGCATCAGATGAAGCATCCGCGTCAAGGGGTGTTAAATTGGTTTATTAGACAAGTGCTAGATGGAGAAAAAGTCAAACTGTTCGGAACGGGCGAACAGATACGTGATACAAATTTTGTGGATGATGTTGTACGCGCATTTTTACTTTGTGGAGCTTCAGAAGCCGTCTGGGGTGAAGTGTATAATTTGGGAGGCATACCCGTTGGCTTGAAGGGTTTTGCAGAATCCGTGATAAAAGTACATGGGAGGGGAAAGTGCGAAACAGTTCCTTTCCCATCGGACAGAAAATCGATCGAAATTGGAGATTATATAGCAAACTATTCCAAAATTAAACAAACAGTTGGTTGGACGCCCAAGATCGAACTAGAAGAGGGAATTAGAAAATCTTTAAATTATTACATGCAACACAAGGATCATTATTGGAAAAAAGATAAGAATTAA
- a CDS encoding glycosyltransferase family 4 protein, translating to MNILVFSWRGPKHPLAGGAEQVMHEHMKGWVKAGHNVTLFTSNFQNALRDQELDGVRIFRRANQILGVHIAAFFWYIFGKQKYDVVVDQFHGIPFFTPFYVRKPKLAVLQEVARGVWLKNDLPKPLNLIVGIIGYLAEPFQFVIYRKVKFMVGSQSAKDELSKMRLPRKSITVVPHGTLITLPKPFPKKEKDITITFLGALAKDKGIEDAIKTFALINQRAKEESDTKNYKYWIIGKGGSDYVAYLTKLAKNLGIYEKTKFWGFVSEAKKFELLARSHILINPSILEGFGLVNIEANAVGTPVVAYTAPGLVDSVKDKYSGYLIKPNSPVNFADVIYMLVNDKKKYDVLVKGSRDWAEKFTWKKSRKLSLSLLENVARTVN from the coding sequence ATGAATATATTAGTATTTTCCTGGCGCGGACCAAAACATCCCCTGGCGGGGGGTGCCGAGCAGGTGATGCATGAACACATGAAGGGGTGGGTTAAAGCAGGTCATAATGTAACGCTATTTACTTCAAATTTTCAAAATGCCTTGCGCGATCAAGAGTTAGATGGTGTGAGAATATTTAGACGTGCCAATCAAATATTGGGAGTGCATATTGCAGCCTTTTTCTGGTATATATTTGGCAAGCAAAAATATGATGTTGTTGTGGATCAATTTCACGGTATCCCCTTTTTTACTCCGTTTTATGTGAGAAAGCCTAAACTCGCCGTACTACAAGAAGTTGCCCGTGGTGTGTGGTTGAAAAATGATTTACCTAAACCGTTAAATTTGATTGTCGGCATAATTGGCTATCTTGCAGAGCCGTTTCAGTTTGTAATTTATAGGAAAGTAAAATTTATGGTAGGTTCTCAATCGGCAAAAGATGAATTAAGTAAAATGAGGCTTCCACGAAAAAGTATAACAGTAGTTCCGCATGGAACATTGATTACTTTACCTAAACCTTTCCCTAAAAAAGAAAAAGATATTACCATTACATTTTTAGGAGCACTCGCAAAGGACAAGGGGATTGAAGATGCGATAAAAACATTCGCTTTAATCAATCAAAGAGCTAAAGAGGAATCTGATACCAAGAATTATAAGTATTGGATAATAGGTAAGGGCGGGTCGGACTATGTGGCTTATTTAACCAAACTAGCAAAGAACCTGGGGATTTATGAGAAAACAAAATTCTGGGGTTTTGTATCAGAGGCGAAAAAATTCGAACTTCTTGCAAGAAGTCATATTTTGATAAATCCATCAATCCTTGAAGGGTTCGGACTTGTAAATATTGAAGCCAATGCTGTAGGTACGCCGGTTGTAGCCTATACCGCACCGGGACTTGTTGATAGTGTGAAAGATAAATATAGCGGATATTTGATAAAACCCAATTCACCGGTTAATTTTGCAGATGTTATTTATATGCTTGTTAATGACAAGAAAAAATACGACGTGTTAGTTAAGGGATCAAGAGATTGGGCGGAGAAATTTACGTGGAAAAAGTCGAGGAAGTTAAGCTTATCGCTTCTTGAAAACGTAGCCCGAACAGTAAACTAG